One genomic segment of Virgibacillus doumboii includes these proteins:
- a CDS encoding ATP-binding protein, whose translation MKHIKVLRRVQEVKQLMQKVNQFYRFIKMDPTSKVHLVFLYRYISLILTSFFFLLGPQSPFIFKTVVVLSLGIAAWIITDLQRKYLENNSILKLIVLTETLGLTFLLIPTGGISSPFIWYALNPVLVAASFLRPLFCWGVLTFFLASATLIAHDSIAMVLEEKSYFYLVCVLITLLARLFSGLTKALDEKASLLKVQQQDLIQVNDKLTETNQKYQEALDHVMSLYHLMENFASEKNAEKLTEEITSSLVKCTQHDVAFFWLTDINHQNSYLEHTANDTGMEEALKSEWSTIRGKREPFTKTINDELYLMKIIRTSHNIGVLGVKIESSSELENTFLLNRTFEFLTDLSEIMLERIHMDQMKDQMLIVEEQNRIANEIHDSVSQRLFGMAFAMHSLQVKSQKMTPGELNKEYQFLSQSINATIKELRSAIYHLSSVKKDEKPFFVQIRKYFDEFSRLNDIQINHRITGKETLISNDQKQALYRIICEACGNAARHGKCNSIDIKLTLHEKKTALTIFDDGIGIDLHRDVDGKKEKGIGLHNMQSIVNTFAGTFSIDGSPALGTEIQIEIPTINKKQEVAG comes from the coding sequence ATGAAACACATAAAAGTATTGAGACGCGTACAGGAAGTGAAACAGCTTATGCAAAAGGTTAACCAGTTTTACCGTTTTATAAAAATGGACCCTACAAGTAAAGTGCATCTTGTGTTTCTATACCGATATATTTCGCTAATATTGACTTCATTCTTCTTTTTACTTGGGCCGCAATCACCATTTATTTTCAAAACGGTCGTTGTTTTGTCATTGGGGATTGCAGCCTGGATAATCACTGATTTGCAGCGGAAGTATTTAGAAAATAACTCCATTCTGAAATTAATCGTCTTAACGGAAACGCTTGGGTTGACGTTTCTGTTAATCCCAACTGGCGGCATATCAAGTCCATTCATTTGGTATGCACTGAATCCCGTTTTGGTTGCTGCAAGCTTCCTGAGGCCGTTATTTTGCTGGGGTGTATTAACTTTCTTTCTTGCCAGCGCAACCTTAATTGCTCACGACAGTATCGCTATGGTATTGGAAGAAAAATCCTACTTTTACCTTGTATGTGTACTGATAACTTTGCTTGCAAGATTATTTTCAGGGTTAACAAAAGCACTGGACGAGAAAGCAAGCCTGCTAAAAGTGCAGCAGCAGGATTTAATCCAAGTTAACGACAAACTTACAGAAACGAACCAAAAATACCAGGAAGCGTTGGATCACGTTATGTCGCTTTACCATTTGATGGAGAATTTTGCTTCTGAAAAAAACGCCGAAAAACTGACGGAAGAAATAACCTCTTCGTTAGTTAAATGCACACAACATGATGTGGCGTTCTTTTGGCTGACAGACATAAATCATCAAAACAGCTACCTGGAACATACTGCAAACGATACCGGTATGGAAGAAGCACTTAAGAGTGAATGGAGCACTATCCGCGGGAAGAGGGAACCTTTCACAAAAACAATTAATGATGAATTATATTTGATGAAAATAATTAGAACCTCGCATAATATTGGCGTTCTCGGAGTTAAGATTGAAAGTTCCAGTGAATTGGAGAATACATTCCTGCTCAACCGTACTTTTGAATTTTTAACCGACCTCAGTGAAATCATGCTTGAACGAATTCATATGGATCAGATGAAAGACCAGATGCTTATTGTAGAGGAGCAAAACCGTATCGCTAACGAAATCCATGACAGTGTTTCACAACGATTGTTCGGCATGGCCTTTGCAATGCACAGTTTACAGGTCAAAAGTCAAAAAATGACGCCTGGCGAATTAAACAAAGAGTATCAGTTCCTGTCACAGTCGATAAATGCAACAATCAAAGAACTCCGGTCAGCCATTTACCATCTGAGTTCAGTGAAAAAAGATGAGAAGCCGTTTTTTGTTCAAATAAGAAAATACTTTGATGAATTTTCCAGGCTGAATGATATTCAAATTAACCACCGTATTACCGGCAAAGAGACTTTGATTTCAAATGATCAGAAGCAGGCGCTTTACCGGATTATCTGTGAAGCGTGCGGTAATGCTGCAAGACATGGGAAATGCAATAGCATAGACATAAAGTTAACATTGCATGAGAAAAAAACAGCCCTAACCATTTTTGATGATGGCATTGGAATTGACTTACATAGAGACGTTGATGGGAAAAAAGAAAAAGGAATCGGGCTCCATAATATGCAAAGCATCGTAAACACGTTTGCAGGAACGTTTTCAATCGATGGCAGCCCGGCTTTAGGAACAGAAATACAAATTGAAATCCCAACTATCAATAAAAAACAAGAGGTGGCTGGATAA
- a CDS encoding DUF5305 family protein, with the protein MKQTMTKLLNRKNKKFMTSLIVLFFISTAVSAYSLLQPTTITKQTNENTAQVQTQYDYKATVTPNILHPDGGTIEADDTIFKQITTSIPLNMNTTINSNEQVLAEGTHEVQLLVKAGNLWEKAFPLEEKQPFKQEGTNIAVIDDSYKINLENIKSFITQVEEETGISPDQYTLEVVPNIEGTITSGGVEKAIQAQDHLAFQLSYNEITLASEKVFTSAVPFTMTETMTNTLTGLELPLTPVRTTSTILSLLLLAAIIFAYRDLINNRERKPATLAEKINNKHGNRIIPVKHKVNIAKKSIFTLDSFKSVIKIADEKELPIFCYNDHHDGSAVYFIVDGDYLYSYETHKSIETRTGSETAYAKG; encoded by the coding sequence GTGAAGCAGACAATGACAAAACTACTTAATAGAAAGAACAAGAAATTCATGACCAGCCTTATTGTTTTATTTTTCATCTCAACCGCTGTATCAGCCTATTCTTTATTACAGCCAACTACCATTACAAAACAGACCAACGAGAACACCGCACAAGTTCAAACACAATACGATTATAAAGCGACGGTTACACCAAACATTCTGCATCCGGACGGTGGGACGATTGAAGCAGACGATACGATCTTCAAACAAATCACTACCTCAATCCCGCTTAACATGAATACGACGATAAACTCCAATGAGCAAGTTCTGGCTGAAGGCACACACGAAGTCCAGTTATTAGTCAAGGCCGGGAACCTTTGGGAGAAAGCATTTCCGTTGGAGGAGAAACAACCCTTTAAGCAAGAGGGAACGAACATAGCAGTTATCGATGATAGCTACAAAATTAATCTGGAAAATATCAAATCTTTCATAACACAGGTGGAGGAAGAAACAGGCATCAGTCCTGATCAATATACGTTAGAAGTAGTACCGAATATCGAGGGAACCATTACATCCGGTGGCGTGGAAAAGGCAATTCAGGCACAGGATCATCTTGCCTTCCAGCTTTCATATAACGAGATAACACTGGCGAGTGAAAAAGTATTCACTTCCGCTGTTCCATTTACAATGACAGAAACGATGACAAATACACTAACTGGACTCGAACTGCCGCTTACTCCGGTCAGAACAACCAGTACAATATTAAGCCTTCTTTTACTGGCAGCAATTATTTTTGCCTATCGAGACCTGATTAATAATCGTGAAAGAAAGCCGGCAACACTGGCAGAAAAAATCAATAATAAGCACGGTAACCGAATCATTCCGGTAAAACACAAAGTAAATATTGCCAAGAAATCCATTTTCACGCTTGATTCCTTTAAATCCGTCATCAAGATTGCTGATGAAAAAGAACTGCCAATTTTTTGTTACAACGACCACCATGATGGAAGCGCCGTTTATTTTATCGTTGACGGGGATTACTTGTACAGTTATGAAACACATAAAAGTATTGAGACGCGTACAGGAAGTGAAACAGCTTATGCAAAAGGTTAA
- a CDS encoding M3 family oligoendopeptidase: protein MEKVMDETWDLESLYPGGKDSNELNELIVRLEHDLHGLQEKIKSFDQADIESLVTFFSEVQTFYNESFELDEFMVCLYAVNVDDPDVAKLVEKSEMIKSGFESLKLDIDHLIDSLPETQWDLLMQHDEVKRYQFYLEERKRRMDDKLPLEMEKMINDLSLNGFVGWEEYYEQMMGKMRIPVERDGKTEELSIGQTMGYLMSASDSSTRKNIARSLVKVCSEQADAFATALNRISGFRLDVYKQRGWHNVLKEAMEDNRIQEETVQTMVSAIVENKSVVQTFFKRKAEVMKQDKLNWYDAEIPSFTSDSKLSYNEAADIIITQFHKFSKKLGDFAERAFREGWIEAENRKGKMHGGFCANMTVAKESRIFLTYTGSYQDVVTIAHELGHAYHNHILHDEPAFAQQVSTSVAETASTFLENLVLDAAIEHAATEKDKLSLLEMKILNGLKYQVSVPAMFSFEQKLYEKRKAGTLTANEISDLMEQEMKEVFGDIMGENNRYLWVTLAHFFDTELAFFNIPYTIGYLFSNGIYALSKEQGDQFPEQYDALLLDTGRMTVEELAHHHLGRDIKEKAFWNESLQPVKKAIDEYLELTEEYAAQRS from the coding sequence ATGGAGAAAGTAATGGATGAAACCTGGGACCTCGAGTCACTGTACCCAGGTGGAAAAGACTCGAATGAATTAAACGAATTGATAGTCAGACTGGAACATGATTTACATGGACTGCAGGAAAAGATTAAATCATTTGATCAGGCAGATATTGAAAGCCTGGTGACGTTCTTTTCAGAAGTACAGACGTTTTATAATGAATCATTTGAGCTCGATGAATTTATGGTTTGTCTGTATGCCGTTAATGTTGATGATCCGGATGTAGCAAAACTCGTTGAAAAAAGCGAAATGATAAAGTCAGGTTTTGAATCATTAAAATTGGACATCGATCACCTTATTGACAGTTTGCCAGAAACACAATGGGACTTACTCATGCAGCATGATGAAGTAAAGAGATATCAATTTTATTTGGAAGAACGTAAACGAAGAATGGATGACAAGTTACCTTTGGAAATGGAAAAAATGATTAATGATCTTTCGCTAAACGGGTTCGTTGGCTGGGAAGAGTATTATGAACAGATGATGGGGAAAATGCGCATCCCGGTGGAAAGGGATGGGAAAACAGAAGAACTGTCAATCGGACAAACAATGGGTTATTTAATGTCTGCAAGTGACAGCTCCACACGGAAGAACATCGCACGCAGCCTTGTTAAAGTGTGCAGTGAGCAGGCGGACGCCTTTGCGACTGCATTAAATCGAATCAGCGGGTTCCGTCTTGATGTTTACAAACAACGCGGGTGGCACAATGTTTTAAAGGAAGCGATGGAAGATAATCGGATTCAGGAGGAAACGGTTCAAACAATGGTTTCGGCAATTGTGGAAAATAAGTCCGTCGTACAGACTTTTTTCAAACGAAAAGCCGAGGTGATGAAACAGGATAAATTAAACTGGTATGACGCTGAAATTCCAAGCTTTACGAGTGACAGCAAGCTCTCCTACAACGAGGCAGCGGATATCATTATCACCCAGTTTCACAAGTTCAGTAAAAAACTTGGTGATTTTGCTGAGCGGGCATTTCGTGAAGGCTGGATTGAGGCTGAAAATCGTAAAGGAAAAATGCACGGCGGATTTTGCGCCAACATGACTGTAGCAAAAGAAAGCCGAATTTTCCTTACATATACCGGCAGCTACCAGGATGTTGTGACGATTGCTCATGAGCTTGGCCATGCATACCACAACCATATTTTGCATGATGAACCTGCCTTTGCACAGCAAGTAAGTACGAGTGTTGCTGAAACAGCATCAACTTTTTTAGAAAACCTTGTATTGGATGCAGCGATTGAGCATGCGGCAACGGAGAAGGATAAGCTATCCCTGTTGGAAATGAAAATTTTAAATGGTTTAAAGTATCAGGTAAGCGTGCCTGCGATGTTTTCTTTTGAACAAAAGCTGTATGAAAAAAGGAAGGCCGGTACATTGACAGCAAATGAAATTTCCGATTTGATGGAACAGGAGATGAAGGAAGTTTTCGGGGACATTATGGGTGAAAACAACCGTTATTTATGGGTGACTCTTGCTCACTTTTTTGATACCGAATTAGCATTTTTCAACATTCCATATACGATTGGCTATTTGTTCAGTAATGGAATTTACGCATTGTCAAAGGAGCAGGGCGATCAGTTTCCTGAGCAATATGATGCGCTTTTGCTTGATACAGGAAGAATGACTGTGGAGGAACTGGCACATCACCATTTAGGCAGGGATATTAAAGAAAAAGCATTTTGGAATGAGTCACTTCAGCCTGTTAAAAAGGCAATTGATGAGTACCTGGAATTAACAGAAGAATACGCGGCACAACGCTCCTAA
- a CDS encoding signal peptidase I: MKVISKLITIMLAAVVLCSLIAAIGSAITKEPVLFSVIRSNSMSPVWERGDMVVIENVSKNDSIHNEDIVFFKTEEGSLADKGWIAHRVMGGNNEEGFITKGDANEYTDQESSGTGPIPRDAIAGRAVTFGETPIVIPKIGYLSLWMEKFQSTPILLPAVAIILALLIGVGELKSDKSNKKKGKGIELQLIYIIGGLTIAVIMGGTMLTSGQKLNLVYEVSEKSEGVLMGSDVGILKIGEEVSKPLSELNNQGFFPLFGTITTDDRQITLSHKQVVLSQGEQVSTNYTVTAQGPGEYESSIRVGLFYPFLPPSVIYFLAQKSYWLALAAVSIVPGLPLIAYPFLNGKMRRRVFKVIRKRKRKMQSAMPF, encoded by the coding sequence ATGAAAGTTATATCAAAATTGATAACGATTATGCTGGCCGCTGTTGTACTATGTTCACTTATAGCTGCGATCGGATCAGCCATTACGAAGGAACCTGTTTTGTTTTCGGTAATTCGTTCTAATAGTATGTCTCCTGTTTGGGAACGGGGAGATATGGTAGTAATTGAAAATGTAAGTAAGAATGATTCGATACATAATGAAGACATTGTATTTTTTAAAACAGAAGAAGGAAGTCTTGCAGATAAAGGATGGATTGCACACCGGGTAATGGGCGGTAATAATGAAGAAGGTTTTATTACAAAGGGTGATGCCAACGAATATACCGATCAGGAGTCTTCGGGGACCGGGCCGATTCCGAGGGATGCGATTGCTGGAAGAGCCGTTACCTTTGGTGAAACTCCAATCGTCATTCCAAAAATAGGCTACTTATCACTATGGATGGAAAAATTTCAAAGTACTCCCATTTTATTACCGGCCGTTGCAATAATTCTTGCTTTGTTAATTGGGGTTGGGGAATTGAAATCCGATAAGAGTAATAAAAAGAAAGGTAAGGGAATCGAGCTGCAGCTAATCTATATAATAGGTGGATTAACGATTGCTGTTATTATGGGCGGGACGATGCTTACTTCAGGCCAAAAGTTAAATCTGGTCTATGAAGTTTCGGAAAAGAGTGAGGGGGTTTTAATGGGAAGTGATGTTGGTATACTGAAAATTGGTGAAGAGGTTTCGAAGCCGTTATCGGAACTTAATAATCAGGGGTTTTTTCCATTATTCGGAACCATCACAACTGATGATAGACAAATCACGTTAAGCCATAAACAAGTTGTTCTTTCACAGGGGGAGCAAGTAAGCACGAACTATACTGTAACTGCACAGGGTCCCGGCGAGTATGAATCATCGATAAGAGTGGGATTGTTTTATCCGTTTCTACCGCCATCGGTCATATATTTCCTGGCACAGAAGAGTTACTGGCTGGCGCTTGCAGCCGTTTCAATTGTACCTGGCCTGCCATTGATTGCGTATCCGTTCCTAAATGGAAAAATGCGGCGGCGAGTTTTTAAAGTAATCCGAAAGAGGAAGCGGAAAATGCAAAGTGCAATGCCGTTTTGA
- a CDS encoding 2-keto-4-pentenoate hydratase, with product MVKATNPVEVFYESYNRKQPITKEEIPENISEKEAYNIQHQLTERKSEKNNDNLAGYKISLTSEKTQELFHSTTPLYGALTQSSLTDEAIELEKMNEPLIEVELMFIANEDLSETDDQQAILQKMSIAPGLEIPDSRFTDWFPELSLGQIIADSAVAGKIVVGDAVEGLTYEQLATIHAELRLDDEIIAQGPSTEVLGNPVHAIEWLIKELAKSGRTIEKGMIISSGTFILPESLQKGVYQVRFDGVGEVSLEVR from the coding sequence ATGGTCAAAGCTACTAATCCGGTTGAGGTATTTTACGAGTCTTATAATCGTAAGCAGCCAATTACTAAAGAAGAAATCCCGGAAAATATCAGTGAGAAGGAAGCTTATAACATTCAACATCAATTGACGGAAAGAAAGTCCGAAAAGAATAACGACAACCTTGCCGGCTACAAAATCAGTTTAACGAGTGAAAAAACACAGGAACTCTTCCATTCCACAACACCTCTTTATGGTGCACTGACCCAATCTAGTCTGACCGATGAAGCAATTGAGCTGGAGAAGATGAATGAACCTTTAATTGAAGTTGAATTGATGTTTATTGCGAATGAAGATTTATCAGAAACAGACGATCAGCAAGCTATTTTACAAAAAATGAGTATTGCACCAGGGCTTGAGATTCCCGACTCCCGTTTTACCGACTGGTTTCCTGAGCTGAGCCTCGGTCAAATTATTGCAGACAGTGCCGTCGCCGGAAAAATTGTAGTTGGTGATGCCGTTGAGGGATTAACGTACGAGCAGTTAGCGACTATTCATGCCGAGCTGAGATTAGATGACGAGATTATTGCTCAAGGACCTTCAACCGAAGTACTGGGCAACCCTGTCCATGCCATCGAGTGGCTCATTAAAGAACTTGCCAAAAGCGGACGCACGATTGAAAAAGGAATGATCATTTCATCAGGTACATTTATTTTGCCTGAGTCATTGCAAAAGGGTGTCTATCAGGTACGGTTTGATGGTGTTGGTGAGGTGAGTTTGGAAGTCAGGTGA
- a CDS encoding branched-chain amino acid aminotransferase, which yields MEDRPIQVNLSSTGKEKPKSDELQFGRMFTDHMFVMDYSEPAGWHDARIVPYQPIAMDPSAMVFHYGQSVFEGLKAYLTPEGDAQLFRPEKNLRRINHSNDRLCIPRIDEEFALKALKQLIALDKDWIPDAEGTSLYIRPFIISTEAFLGVAPSRHYKFIVILSPVGAYYKEGINPVKIAVENKYVRAAVGGTGEAKTGGNYASSLKAQELVADSGFAQVLWLDAVERKYIEEVGSMNVFFKINGEIVTPILNGSILEGITRKSVIELLKHWEIPVVERKISMEELYQAYCDGLVEEAFGSGTAAVISPIGQLTWDDKDMVFNNMETGPIAKKLYDTLTGIQYGKIEDPFGWIEKIKSRVTL from the coding sequence ATGGAAGATCGTCCGATTCAAGTCAATCTTAGTTCAACCGGTAAAGAAAAGCCCAAATCAGATGAACTGCAGTTTGGACGAATGTTTACTGACCACATGTTTGTAATGGATTATTCTGAACCTGCAGGATGGCACGACGCGCGTATTGTGCCATATCAGCCAATTGCCATGGACCCGTCTGCCATGGTATTTCATTATGGTCAATCTGTTTTCGAAGGACTGAAAGCGTACCTCACACCTGAAGGAGATGCTCAATTATTCCGTCCCGAAAAAAATCTCAGGCGGATCAATCACTCAAATGACCGGCTTTGCATTCCTCGGATTGATGAAGAATTTGCATTAAAAGCACTTAAGCAGCTCATCGCATTGGATAAAGACTGGATTCCGGATGCAGAAGGAACGTCACTCTATATCCGCCCATTTATTATTTCCACCGAAGCTTTTCTCGGTGTTGCGCCATCACGTCATTATAAATTCATTGTTATCCTGTCTCCAGTGGGCGCGTATTACAAGGAAGGAATTAACCCGGTCAAAATAGCGGTGGAAAATAAATATGTCCGTGCTGCTGTTGGCGGGACCGGTGAAGCTAAAACCGGCGGAAACTATGCTTCCAGTCTGAAGGCCCAGGAACTCGTTGCAGACAGCGGATTCGCCCAGGTTTTATGGCTCGATGCTGTTGAACGAAAGTATATTGAAGAAGTAGGAAGTATGAATGTTTTTTTCAAAATAAACGGTGAAATTGTCACCCCAATTTTGAATGGAAGTATTTTGGAAGGTATTACGAGGAAATCGGTTATCGAATTATTGAAACACTGGGAAATCCCTGTAGTTGAACGGAAAATTTCAATGGAAGAATTATATCAGGCGTACTGTGATGGCCTTGTTGAGGAGGCTTTCGGATCAGGTACTGCAGCCGTCATCTCACCGATCGGCCAGCTCACATGGGATGACAAAGATATGGTGTTCAACAATATGGAAACCGGTCCGATTGCCAAAAAATTATATGACACACTGACAGGTATCCAGTACGGCAAAATTGAAGATCCGTTCGGTTGGATTGAAAAAATAAAAAGTAGGGTAACCTTATGA
- a CDS encoding response regulator, protein MKVIIVDDHPLVRSGLTSVLSLDGTFDVKGEAANCAEAMELLKSVRPDIALVDLRIADESGLDLIAEAMNRGVICMLTSSTEAEDFKLAKENGVDGYVLKEALPEELIQAMRIISKGRKYYDPGVIDFVMNSADSGRDVHGHIEQLTPKEEETLIALGKGLSNKEISQTLFITEYTVKKHVSQILAKLDLADRTQAALYANAKGLVKYAIAE, encoded by the coding sequence ATGAAGGTTATTATTGTGGACGATCATCCGTTAGTAAGATCAGGACTGACCTCCGTGCTTTCCTTGGATGGAACATTTGACGTTAAGGGAGAAGCAGCAAATTGCGCTGAGGCAATGGAACTCCTTAAATCTGTACGGCCTGATATCGCATTAGTTGATCTTCGGATAGCTGATGAATCAGGCTTAGACCTCATAGCAGAAGCGATGAATCGGGGAGTAATCTGCATGCTGACCTCATCAACAGAAGCAGAGGATTTTAAACTGGCTAAAGAAAATGGCGTTGATGGCTATGTATTAAAGGAAGCATTACCCGAGGAGTTGATTCAGGCAATGCGGATAATCAGTAAAGGCCGTAAATACTATGACCCTGGGGTGATAGATTTTGTAATGAACTCCGCCGATAGTGGCCGCGATGTTCATGGGCACATCGAACAATTAACACCGAAAGAAGAAGAAACATTGATCGCACTTGGCAAAGGCCTTTCGAACAAGGAAATATCACAGACACTGTTTATTACTGAATACACGGTTAAAAAACATGTAAGCCAAATTTTAGCGAAACTCGATCTGGCTGACAGAACACAGGCAGCACTGTATGCTAATGCAAAAGGTCTGGTTAAATATGCAATTGCTGAATAG
- a CDS encoding MmgE/PrpD family protein yields the protein MSKQEATMVEQLADWAHNIKWEDLSDEAIEALKGRVLDSIGVAIGALEGEPVKAIRQMTEDLGGEKLVTLIGGGKTTPDYATFHNGAAIRYLDYNDSYLAKNETGHPSDNIAPVLAASEYADKSGQDFLLALAVAYQVQCRLSDVAPVRNNGFDHTVQGEYGAAAGAARVMGLDSNKIANAVAIAGTGYNSLRVTRTGELSNWKGLAYPNTAMGAVHATLLAKYGITGPREVFEGNKGFMDSIAGQFEIDWSKEDLERVSDTIIKRYNAEIHSQSSIEGLLEIRDRENIAPEDIKEIRLTTFDVAFNIIGGGEEGGKKLIRYKEEADHSLPYMLSAAYLDGQVMPEQYEPDRIKRADIQELLQKVDVKPSDAYSDRFPDEMACHIELETNDGRIFEIEKNDYQGFKTRPASWDVLMEKYNKLTSKMDGKLASEIADTIRNLENVKISDLTALLGQIKIREDE from the coding sequence ATGTCAAAGCAAGAAGCTACAATGGTTGAACAACTTGCTGATTGGGCGCACAACATCAAATGGGAAGATCTCTCGGATGAAGCAATTGAAGCACTCAAAGGTCGGGTACTCGACTCAATCGGCGTTGCAATTGGCGCACTTGAAGGTGAACCCGTGAAGGCTATCCGCCAAATGACAGAAGATCTGGGAGGCGAGAAACTGGTAACGCTAATCGGCGGTGGAAAAACTACACCGGATTATGCAACGTTCCACAATGGAGCAGCAATTCGTTATCTCGATTACAACGACTCTTATTTAGCAAAAAACGAAACAGGACATCCATCAGACAATATAGCACCAGTTCTGGCAGCAAGTGAATATGCAGACAAGAGCGGTCAGGACTTCCTGCTGGCATTGGCTGTCGCATATCAGGTTCAATGCCGACTGTCAGATGTTGCACCTGTAAGAAATAACGGCTTTGACCATACCGTTCAGGGTGAATATGGCGCCGCAGCCGGTGCAGCTCGTGTAATGGGACTTGACAGCAACAAAATAGCAAATGCGGTTGCAATCGCAGGAACCGGCTACAACTCACTGCGCGTAACAAGAACCGGTGAACTTTCGAACTGGAAAGGCCTTGCCTATCCAAACACAGCAATGGGCGCTGTTCATGCAACATTGCTTGCAAAATACGGAATCACAGGTCCGCGTGAAGTTTTTGAAGGAAACAAAGGATTCATGGACTCCATTGCCGGTCAATTCGAAATAGATTGGTCAAAAGAAGACCTTGAACGTGTTTCAGATACAATTATTAAACGATATAATGCAGAAATCCATTCACAGTCATCGATTGAAGGACTGCTGGAAATCCGCGACCGCGAAAATATTGCGCCGGAAGACATCAAGGAAATCCGGCTCACCACTTTTGACGTCGCATTCAACATTATCGGCGGTGGTGAAGAAGGCGGCAAAAAATTGATCCGCTATAAAGAAGAAGCTGACCATTCATTGCCATATATGCTTTCAGCTGCATACCTGGACGGTCAAGTCATGCCGGAACAGTACGAACCGGATCGAATCAAACGGGCCGACATTCAGGAATTATTGCAAAAAGTGGATGTAAAACCGAGTGATGCATACAGTGATCGCTTCCCGGACGAAATGGCATGTCATATTGAACTGGAAACAAACGACGGACGTATTTTTGAAATCGAAAAAAATGATTACCAAGGATTCAAAACACGTCCTGCCAGCTGGGATGTGTTAATGGAAAAATACAACAAATTAACCAGCAAAATGGACGGCAAACTGGCTTCCGAAATTGCTGACACGATCAGAAACCTGGAAAATGTGAAAATCAGTGATTTGACTGCTTTACTTGGTCAAATAAAAATCAGGGAGGATGAATAA
- a CDS encoding phosphosulfolactate synthase — protein sequence MEKNNYAFTDIRANHRQEKPRTAGVTEIRGPYYTVMGQRYLKDVLETMGDHVDILKFAGGAFTLMPEKQLKELLDLAHDYGVKVSTGGFMETVLTQGPEAVDYYINECKRVGFDIIEVSTGFITMPIDDIVRVVERVQKAGLLAKPEIGVQFGAGGTNTIAQNEAAGISDPARAIEIGKKCLDAGAYMLMIESEGITESVETWRTEIASRFAAELGTDKVMFEAADPDVFAWYIKNYGPDVNLFVDHSQIVQLEGLRRGIWGNNELWGRVITFDGNDK from the coding sequence ATGGAAAAAAATAACTATGCATTCACAGATATAAGGGCAAATCATCGTCAGGAAAAACCACGGACTGCAGGAGTGACCGAAATTCGCGGACCATACTACACTGTAATGGGGCAACGTTATTTAAAAGACGTACTGGAAACAATGGGCGATCATGTAGACATTCTGAAATTTGCCGGTGGTGCTTTCACATTAATGCCGGAAAAACAATTGAAAGAACTATTGGATTTAGCTCATGACTATGGCGTAAAAGTTTCAACCGGAGGATTTATGGAAACCGTACTGACACAGGGGCCAGAAGCCGTTGATTACTATATCAACGAGTGTAAACGCGTTGGGTTTGATATCATCGAAGTCTCAACCGGCTTCATTACCATGCCAATTGACGATATCGTTCGTGTCGTTGAGCGTGTTCAAAAAGCAGGACTCCTTGCCAAACCTGAAATTGGTGTACAATTCGGTGCCGGTGGAACAAATACAATCGCACAGAACGAAGCAGCAGGCATATCCGACCCTGCCCGCGCAATCGAGATCGGTAAAAAATGCCTTGACGCAGGAGCATATATGTTAATGATTGAATCAGAAGGTATTACCGAAAGCGTTGAAACATGGCGCACCGAAATTGCTTCCCGATTCGCCGCTGAACTGGGTACAGACAAAGTCATGTTTGAAGCAGCAGACCCGGATGTATTTGCATGGTATATCAAAAACTATGGCCCGGACGTTAACCTTTTCGTTGACCACAGTCAAATCGTTCAGCTGGAAGGCCTGCGCCGCGGAATCTGGGGAAATAATGAACTTTGGGGACGTGTAATCACTTTTGACGGCAACGACAAATAA